In Oncorhynchus tshawytscha isolate Ot180627B linkage group LG01, Otsh_v2.0, whole genome shotgun sequence, the genomic stretch ATTCCCCCTGGTCTCTTTCCCAGAGCAGCAATACTGATAATTAAACCATAAACATTAGGTTGATAATAGACTGGGTGTTTCCATTGACATTATGAATGTTATCACGGGACAGGatcacacccccacccacagACAGGTACTACTCACGTCAGTCTCCAGTATGTTGTACATGCTGGTCTCGGCCACATCTTTAGACTCGTGGAACTTCTCGAGGGCCTGTCTTAGCTCCTCGTCTGGGATCTTCCCTTGACGCTTCTTCTTATAGTCGTAATCCAGACGCCTTCCCTCCAGCTTTTTCAGATGGTGCTGGGGgacgggaggagaggatgatggggAGAGGACAAGGGATGGgtagatgaggagaggggagatgaagtTATGGGGGATGTAAATTCTAGAGATGACAAAGATGTTGATTTCTGCAGCAGATGGATAAGTGTGTAATGTAATACAGTACCTGTATCTCTCGAAGGTCCTTGTCACACAGGTTTTGTAATGGATCGATGAAGTTCTGTTTAACGTCTATGTCTAGAGAGTCCTTCACCTCCGCCAGCCTCTTCATGGTCTCCCCCGCATCTACTAGAGCCCCACCTGACACAGAGCAAGAGCAGAAGCTTAGTCAAATGTACAAATTAAAAACAACACTCCACATAACTGGtgccatctacacacacacacacacacacacacacacacacacacacacacacaacataccaaAGTTGTTTTCCTCTCCTAGGTCTCGGCCGTACTTGACCATACACTCTCCTAGCAGGCCCTCAGCCTGGGGATAGCCTGGGTTCTTCACCTGGCCTCTGATCTTAGACATTGTGTTCAACATAGACAGCTTCGCCCGCGACGCTGAGAGGGGTAATGGAGGAGAGGGATGCAGAGAAAGGATGGGATGTAGAAAGAGTCGGATGGAGAGGTGGTACTTagtcatacagtaccagtcaaatgtttggacacctactcattccagagtttttcttaataatttttactattttctacattgtagaataatagtgaagacatcaaaactatgaaaatacaTATGCAGTCACATAGTAATCAAAAagattaaatcaaaatatattttatatttaagattcttcaaagtagccaacctttgccttgatgacagttttgcatacttttggcattctctcaaccagcttcatgaggtagtcacctggaatgcaattcaattaacaggtgtgccttgttaaaagttcatttgtggaatttctttccttcttaatgcatttgagccaatcagttgtgttgtgacaaggttggggtggtatacagaagatagccctatttggttaaagatCAAGTCCaatttatggcaagaacagctcaaataagcaaagagaaatgacagtccatccttactttaagacatgaaggtcagtcaatacgaaacatttcaagaactttgaaagtttcttcaagtgcagtcgcagaaaGCATCAAGCTctttgatgaaactgtctctcatgaggactgccacaggaaaggaagcccccgatttacctctgctgcagaggataagatcattggagttaccagcctcagaaattgcagcccaaataaatgcttcaaagaaTTTAAGTAAGACACAAACAAACTTTTCAGAGGGAACGGCGTgaaacaggccttcatggtcgaattggtgcaaagaaaccactactaaaggacaccaataagaagaagaaacttacttgggccaagaaacactagcaatgggcattagacaggtggaaatctgtcctttggtctgatttttggctccaactgctgtgtctttgtgagacacagagtaagtgaacggatgatatgtgcatgtgtggttcccaccgtgaaacatggaggatgtgtgatggtgctttgctggtgacattgtcagtgatttatttagaattcaaggcacacttaaccagcatggctaccacagcattctgcagcaatacaccatcccatctggtttgggcttagtaggactatcatttcTTTATCAACAGGCGAATgaccctccaggctgtgtaagggctatttgaccaagaaagagactGATGGTAcggcatcagattacctggccttcaccatcacccgacctcaacccaattgagatggtttgggatgagttggaccacagagtgaaggaaaagcagccaacaagtgctcagcatatgtgggaactccttcaagactgttggaaaagcattcctcatgaagctggttgagagaatgccaagagtgcgcaaagctgtcatcaaggcaaagggtggctactttgaaaaatctcaaatatactttttggttactacatgactccatatgtgttatttaatcgttttgatggcttcactattattcaacaatgtagaacatttttttaaagaaaaacccttgaatgagtaggtgtgtccaaacattttttCTGTGATTTAGCAGAAAAGGCATTTTACacaataacacaattgatatTAATTTCTTATTGAAGTAGTAAATAAGACACTAATGCAGTCTCTTCCTGGTGCATAGTCTCACCTGGGTTGGGCTGTAGGTACTCAGAGGTTTTGGAGATTACCTCCACCACAGCTTTGCTGGTCACATCTACTTTCTACAAAACACAGGGGAGGGGACATCACTAACAACCATAAGGAAATATGAAACGCCATGGCCGTGTCCAAATAGCCATACTTGCATTCTAAATAGTAGGCATTTTGGGTATGcaaaaaataaagttttatacTATGTGAAATTTAGTATGCTTTAAAACACCAGGATACTTATTTAGGCTTTTCCTCTAGTACAATTCGCTTCACACTGTTAAGGAAGAGAATCGTCGTTTCAcgtgtttgacaacagctgataatctgAACATGGGAAGCGCACGCGCTCTACAAAAAGTAACGAATGGCAGGGAAGAAGTGCGTTTGCACATTAGATGACACCTTCTCAGTGTGGTTGAGTAGTATGTGGATATTTGTTGATCACTACATTGGTTTTTAGTATATAGtacattctaaatagtatgtagtatgattagtacacagtattcAGTTTAAGTAAGTAGTGGGTAAACCAGATTTTGGACATGCACCATGTCTTCCCCATCTTCCAAATCCTTTATTTGTGATGAGACTAGTTACCAAACAGGCTATGAAAAAGGTAATGAAATATTGTCACTGTATTGTACTGCTAAATGAAAATTGCTTTGTGAAACAACCAATCATGTTCATTCACTGAAGGTGTGTAAGTGATGGCTTTGGCTGTTGATTGTTGGAGTTCTCCATgacagttgaccggagcagcaAAGGCAGGTGCTCTGACAATCTGCCACTCCCTCTATGTATAACATGTTTCTATACACAGGGCTCCCACATGAATACTATACTGATACACTGTATACAGTGTGCAAACTGATACTGTTCACTAAGAGTTGACAATATTTCAGTCTACAGCAACACATGATGTAACACCTTCTAGTGCATGGTTGTCTagactataaccctaacccatgttcTAGTAATGTTTTGTGAATGTGGCTGTATagattgaatgagtaggtgtgtccaaacctttgactggtacgcacacacacacacacacacacacacacacacacacacacacacacacagcaaaaaaataaacttccctttttcaggaccctgtctttcaaagataattcgtaaaaatccaaataacttcacagatcttcattgtaaacggTTTaaaactgtttcccatgcttgttcaatgaatcataaacaattaatgaacatgcacccgtggaacggtcgttaagacactaacagcttacagacggtaggcaattaaggtcacagttatgaaaacataggacactaaagaggcctttctactgactctgaaatacaccaaaagaaagatgcccagggtaaTCAATTGGAATgtcctaagacagcgctacagggacacaggatggacagctgatcatcctcgcagtggcagaccacgtgtaacacctgcacaggatcggtacatctgaacatcacacctgctggtcaggtacaggatggcaaaaacaactgcccgagttacaccaggaacacacaatccctccatcagtgctcagactgtctgcaataggctgagagaggactgagggcttgtagacctgttgtaaggcagatcctcaccagacatcacctgtaacaacgtcgcctatgggtacAAACCCACAGTCGTTGgacaagacaggactggcaaaacaTGCTCTTCACCGACGAGTCGTGATTTTGTATCACCAGGTGTGAGGGTccgattcgcgtttattgtcgaaggaatgagcgttacacagaggcctgtactctggagcgggatcgatttggcgctggagggtccgtcatggtctggggcggtgtgtcacagcatcattggactgagctttttgtcattgcaggcaatctcaacgctgtgcgttacagggaagacatcctccttcctcatgtggtacccttcctgcaggctcatcctgacatgaccctccagcatgacaatgccaccagccatactgctcgttctgtgtgtgatttcctacaagacaggaatgtcagtgttctgccatggccagggaagagcccagatctcaatcccattgagcaagtctgggacctgttggatcggagggtgagggctagggccattccccccaaagggtccgggaacttgcaggtgccttggtggaagagtggggtaacatctcatagcaagaactggcaaatctggtgcagtccatgaggaggagatgcactgcagtacttaatgcatctGGTGGCCAGATActgaccagatactgactgttacttttgattttgacccccctttgttcagggacacattattccatttctgttagtcatatgtctgtggaacttgctcaggaaggagacgcattcggtctcctagagattaatgtactttggtgcgaaaagtgcaaatcaatcccagaacagcagcaaaagaccttgtcaagatgctggaggaaacaggtacaaaagtatctataaccacagtaaaattagtcctatatcgacataacctgaaaggccctcagtaaagaagccactgctccaaaaccgccataaaaaagacagactaccgtttgcaactgcacatggggacaaagatcgtactttttggagaaatgtcctggtctgatgaaacaaaaatacaactgtttggccataatgaccatcgttatgttcggaggaaaaagggggatgcttgcaagccgaagagcaccatctcaaccgtgaagcacgggggtggcagcatcatgttgtgataaattcatgaacttctttgaggaaaagattatgattattagaaagcaaattacggactcctctttaaatctgcgtattccttcaaagctcagttgtcctgagtctgcacaactctcccaggacctaggatcaagagtgacgctcaagtgttttagtaatatatctcttgacacaatgatgaaaataatcatggcctctaaaccttcaagctgcatactggaccctattccaactaaactactgaaagagctgcttcctgtgcttggccctcctatgttgaacataataaacggctctctatccaccggatgtgtaccaaactcactaaaagcggcagtaataaagcctctcttgaaaaagccaaaccttgatccagaaaatataaaaaactatcggcctatatcgaatcttccattcctctcaaaaattttagaaaaggctgttgcgcagcaacttactgccttcctgaagacaaacaatgtatacgaaatgcttcagtctggttttagaccccatcatagcactgagacggcacttgtgaaggtggtaaatgacattttaatggcatcggaccgaggctctgcatctgtcctcgtgctcctagaccttagtgctgcttttgataccatcgatcaccacattcttttggagagattggaaacccaaattggtctacacggacaagttctggcctggtttagatcttatctgtcggaaagatatcagtttgtctctgtgaatggtttgtcctctgacaaatcaactgtaaatttcggtgttcctcaaggttccgttttgggatgttattcgaaaacataatgttaactttcactgctatgcggatgacacacagctgtacatttcaatgaaacatggtgaagccccaaaattgcccttgctagaagcatgtgtttcagacataaggaagtggatggctgcaaactttctacttttaaactcggacaaaacagagatgcttgttctaggtcccaagaaacaaagagatcttctgttgaatctgacaattaatcttaatggttgtacagtcgtctcaaataaaactgaaggacctcggcattactctggaccctgatctctcttttgaagaacatatcaagaccatttcaaggacagttttttccatctacgtaacattgcaaaaatcagaaactttctgtccaaaaatgatgcagaaaaatttatccatgcttttgtcacttctaggttagattactgcaatgctctactttccggctacccggataaagcactaaataaacttcagttggtgctaaatacggctgctagaatcctgactagaaccaaaaaatttgatcatattactccagtgctagcctctctacactggcttcctgtcaaagcaagggctgatttcaaggttttactgctaacctacaaagcattacatgggcttgctcctacctatctctctgatttggtcctgccgtacatacctacacgtacgctacggtcacaagacgcaggcctcctaattgtccctagaatttctaagcaaacagctggaggcagggctttctcctatagagctccatttttatggaacggtctgcctacccatgtcagagatgcaaactctgtctcaacctttaagtctttactgaagactcatctcttcagtgggtcatatgattgagtgtagtctggcccaggagtgggaaggtgaacggaaaggctctggagcaacgaaccgcccttgctgtctctgcctggccggttcccctctttccactgggattctctgcctctaaccctattacaggggctgagtcattggcttactggggctctctcatgccgtccctggaaggggtgcgtcacctgagtgggttgattcactgatgtggtcatcctgtctgggttggcgcccccttgggttgtgccatggcggagatctttgtgggctatactcggccctgtctcaggatggtaagttggtggttgaagatatccctctagtggtgtgggggctgtgctttggcaaagtgggtggggttatatccttcctgtttggccctgtccggggtgtcctcggatgggtccacagtgtctcctgacccctcctgtctcagcctccagtatttatgctgcagtagtttatgtgtcgggggctagggtcagtttgttatatctggagtacttctgtcctattcggtgtcctgtgtgaatctaagtgtgcgttctctaattctctccttctctctctcggaggacctgagccctaggaccatgccccaggactacctgacatgatgactccttgctgtccccagtccatctgaccgtgctgctgctccagtttcaactgttctgccttattattatacgaccatgctggtcatttatgaacatttgaacatcttggccatgttctgttataatctccacccggcacagccagaagaggactggccaccccacatagcctggttcctctctaggtttcttcctaggttttggcctttctagggagtttttcctagccaccgtgcttctacacctgcattgcttgctgtttggggttttaggctgggtttctgtacagcactttgagatatcagctgatgtacgaagggctatatatataaatttgatttgatttgatgttgtggggttgctttggtgcaggagggactggtgcacttcacaaaatagatggcatcatgtgggaagaaaagtatgtggatatattgaagcaacatctcaagatatcagtcagaaagttaaagcttggtcgcaaacgggtcttccaaatggacaatgaccccaagcatacttcctaagttgtggacaacaaagtcaaggtattggagtggccatcacaaagccctgacctcaaacctataaagaaaattgtgggcagaactgaaaaagagtgtgcaagcaaggaggcctacaaacctgactcagttacaccagctctgtcaggaggaatggaccaaaattcacccaacttattgtgggaagcttgtggaaggctacccaaaacatttgacccaagttaaacaatttaaaggcaatgctaccaaatactaattagtgtgtgtaaacttctgacccactgggaatgtgatgaactaaatcactctactattattctgacatttcacattcttaacatacagtggtgatcctaactgacctaagacatggaattaatttttactgggattaaatgtcaggaattgtgaaaaactgattttaaatgtatttggcttattggggcggcagggtagcctagtggttagagcgttggactagtaaccggaatgttgcaagttcaaacccccgagctgacaaggtacaaatctgtcgttctgcccctgaacaggcagttaacccactgttcctaggccgtcattgaaaataagaatttgttcttaacgtcTATGGAGGAGAAAGGGAATGTTGAAACAGAAAACACAATGGCCCAACTCTTTATATATATGGCTCTGGATAGGCCTAATATATTGAATTCTAAGTAACTAGCCTACTTCAGGTACTGGTCTTTAAATGTACAGTCAGAGGCATTATACCCTTTCCAAATCTTTGAAGTCTTCATCCAGTTTCGTTCCCTCTGCACCGCCGACTTTCTCACTGACCATCTGcgcagagagtgggagagaaaagggtcattgttacacaatacatgtgcaGTTCATAAAAGTGGATCAGAAAGATCCCTCACACATGATAGTTCTCTTACTTCTCATATTTAAAGAAAATACAGCTTGCCAGTTCCACCATTCACAAGAGTCTAGGTTCTAATAGCAGACAAAACAGTTTAATCTTAACTGACATCAATCTGATCTGACTGACACCATCAAACACAACCCTGTAGAAAACAAGTTCTTTATTCTCTCATACAAAGATACACCCCTGTGCAGAGACAAAGACCATTGTAGACATTGTAGATCATTGTTGCCTCCATCAACCATGTACAGATTCTGAAGTGGAATTCTAGAGATGCAGGAGAAGGACCAGATGCTGGAATCCTGTACAGTTTCTTTTAGGACTATTTCTATATTGACAATGTACTGTAGAGTAGTGAATCATCTCATAACTTTCAACACAGGCTACAGGACCTTCGTCACATTCATCCCAACATGTTGTAACTTGTCGTGTGAGACACCAATATGTGTGCAGGGCAGGCCATCCAGCAGTAAATGCAGCCTACACGTTTACCTTAGCTTCCGCTATCTCTTTCTTCCACCTTGTGGAAAAAGACTGCTTTATATACCTGCACGTTACACATGTAAAACAAATTCACCCTATCCCACCGCTCCTCTCTGGTTTAGTTTTGCTTCCTCCCTCATAAAATGTACAATAGAGATTATCTTCTCTAAACTACTGtatctgactacaatacagtatgtagtaAAGTCGTCAATAAATCATTTTCAGCTTCGACCTGTTGCAAGTTCCATATGACGACCATGACATCACAGTTGCACAACAAATATGAATGTATATCAAGACACACAGGGCAATTGGATGTCTTGATTGTACCCCTTTCTGGAAATGTTTATTTGAACAATACCAATGTTTTTGAAGTGACGTAAACCACTATGCTAATTTAAATCATATTAGGCACCCTTTCAAGAGGAAACTTAGTACATATGCAACATGTTTTAGGTCACGTACTGTAGTCAGCCATCCCAATTTAAAAACGTTCTGTGGCACATCATATGCCATGAGTTTGTATGCTTTTTATTTCCCCATAGGCTACCGGTAATTCTTTGTCATGTAAGTAGCATACATTTTCTCTCCTTTCTGCCATGTCAGTCCTAAACATGTTTGGAAGGTCTAGCTTACTCAATTATGAGCAGGAAAAAacaactgcacgtggggacaatGGGATGGTTCTGCAGCAGACAATTCCAGTGACAAGGCACAACATCTACCCACTACTCCTGCCCTTTCTGAGGCCAATACATGACCAgccatttacatttttgtcatttagcagatcttttccagagcgacttacagtaagtagtgagtgtacagtatatattttcGTACTGGTCCCACTGAGGGGCTTCACTCTAACTAGGGGAGATGTTTAGGCTATGCATTTCCACCTCTCAgcctttttgcaaatgtaactaGTTTGCCTATAGGCACTTGGTGGGTGCAGAAGCTAGCCTGCCTTTAGATTATAGtaattaaagatgcactatgaaGAAAtggctctgccatttcctggttgctaaaattctaatagttcgcctaatttcagtttgtgacacaAAACAagtaagtatagtgtagagaatcattgtaccatctaaaccgctgtgaaatatattttacataaccaaAAATGATGtttttttcagctgtttgaagctggtgtacaaagccgaaagtaaaagatgcaaaaaaaaATCAACTTAAGACCGCGAAGCATAGAATGGCACACATAGAACAAATCTCGCTtcatagacttgctttcaataagaATGACAGATCTCTAacttacatttctatgtgaatttggttgggtcgcccaaaaagtttcatattgcagctttaaattaAACTAACATTCAATACAGTCACAAAAAAGTGAGCTTGGTGAGAGCAAGATTATCATATTTTCGGTTCTGTGACACGATGATCATGTGGCATTTGGGTTTACTGAAACAGTCCACAATGAGTTATGCCAATCTACTTCAGGGAGAGGACATGATTGGTACATTCTTTGCCCAATGCAAACCACAGAGTGAACAAAGCACTATGGCAGTTCAGAAAATATGTACTTCATAGTACCAATTGTTGTTACCACACTTGTACACTGCTTTTACACTGAGTGTCAGATCTGATGGTAGAAATGGACACGCAGCAAACAAAGTGATGACTTAATGTGCATGCTGCTACTGATCCCGGACCTAATGTGTAAGCCAGAGAACGGATAACCTGAACCCACACAGCATCTGGGGTAGAAAGTTCACTGACTGAGGGATATAGGAGAGGGGAACATGACTCATATAGAGGAATCTGAGCAGGGACAAAGAGCAACAGCCACAGTTACCGTGCTGGAGCTAATAGAATCTATGTCTTAGCCCATAATTTTTTTGCTTTCCATCAACAGGTGGGAGTGTTCAACTCTTCGAGTCTTCCTAACCACAAAACTGCTACATTGTCAAAACATCATGGATGGTGGCTGTGTTAGCCTTTCATAGACCTGGGGGGGATTCTTAGAATAAAATATTTTGGCCTACAGCTGTTTTTTTTAAGtatatcatttatttattttttaaactctaCACCAAGAGAAATTGATTCATTTCAGCTATGCCGTGAGGCAGACACACAAGGCCACATACTCGGCTGCTACTGCTAGCTAAAGAGGGAGGAGAGCACATCACTGACGCCTGAAAATAGCATCTCTTTTACACAGATAATGGTGTGATTGTAATCTTATTGTGAGCAAGACTACGTGATAGTCAGTCAGCTGCCTCCTTAACAATGGGCCAACCGCTGCCAGGCTTTCTCCTTTTACACaacaaattatagaaaaacattTCAGAACTGAACTGACACCTAAAGGAATCACACACTGATCATCAGCTTCACACTGGCCCCAAAGACCCTGAGGGGACAACTTGGCCGTGAAGAACAATGGAAACCTGCTGATCAAATGAACATACAATGTCATGATAGGCCTATACATCTTGATGTAGTCACACAATGTGAGATTATGCAACATGTGAGAATTTAGAAATAAAGCATCCTACAAAGAATGTAGTATTTGAGAGACATGGCTGTGCATGTGCGATTTATAGTGTGAGGTCTCCAATGCCTACAGCAGAAATGTAGTTGTTGTTTGGCATATAGGCTTGTTCACTTCATATAGGCTTGCTtactcttaaagggatagttagaGACTTTGGCAATGAAGcacctttatctacttccccagagtcagaagaACTTGTAGATACCATTTTGTGTCTGCGTTCAGTTTGAAGGAAGTGGCTTTTCTAGCGTTACATAAattgctaactaacattagcgcaatgactggaagtcctTGGGAATAGCAAGTTCTTCAATACTGGATACAGAGTCATAAAAATGGTACATTTGCATAATTTTGTGGTATTCAATTGGTGCTTGTGTATTTTCGTTAGTTGTCATGCATGTTATCACATGCacacagcatacagagtctagttTGAGAAGCAGAATAGCCCATCCCCTGTAAGATGGCATAAGAGCAGCTCCTCAAAAAGCTTGTACTGGAGTGAAACGCGCTTTTATAAGCCAAGTTATTGCGTAAAAAataattctaaatgcaatcgcatGGTAAAAACTGTTTTGATAGCCACAATTAAAAACTATTTTATTTCTCAATCTCAACTCATAATTAAAGCGTGCATCCCATTCGCCATTCGAGTGCCTAGGCGACAGTCAACTGTAGGCAGGCTATCAGCGCGTCACCTTCCACTCTGCAATGTGAGCTTGAGGCAGTATAATTGTTGAAACCTAAACATTTTACTTTACTCTAAATAATGCTAGTCATATTAGCAGCCTATTGTAGTTGTTGCTATTAAATTCCCCTCTCTACGTTTCTAACAGATTTTCATCTCCGTTagaattctctaaaacgatgtttcaggtgtcttatggtagagaaattaacattaaattctctggcaacagctctggtggacattcctgcagtcagcatgccaattgcatgccccctcaaaacttgagacatctgtggcattgtgttgtgtgacaaaaccgcacattttagagtggccttttattgtccccagcacaaggggcacctatgtaatgatcacgctgtttaaACATCTTGATATGGCACATC encodes the following:
- the LOC112238833 gene encoding endophilin-A2-like yields the protein MSVAGFKKQFYKASQMVSEKVGGAEGTKLDEDFKDLERKVDVTSKAVVEVISKTSEYLQPNPASRAKLSMLNTMSKIRGQVKNPGYPQAEGLLGECMVKYGRDLGEENNFGGALVDAGETMKRLAEVKDSLDIDVKQNFIDPLQNLCDKDLREIQHHLKKLEGRRLDYDYKKKRQGKIPDEELRQALEKFHESKDVAETSMYNILETDIEQVSQLSSLVESQLQYHRQATQILDELSDKLRDRMNEAQNRPRREYTPKAKPIFDFDSDNQSTNGGYTTSVGPPPSRNSVSEQPCCKALYDFDPENEGELGFKEGDIITLTNQIDENWYEGMLHGQSGFFPLNYVEIVVPLIN